The Candidozyma auris chromosome 1, complete sequence genome includes a region encoding these proteins:
- the ROT2 gene encoding glucan 1,3-alpha-glucosidase ROT2, with protein MHLNIVVAFCCFWLQAWAAKDYLFKNCDQSGFCSRNRHYRRQVENSGRHIPYFVDPSSIELKNDKLEGTLYKKLEPNELVKLPFEFSLLKGDNVRLKIDEDRSKVRIKGLNTKRYDETAQAIFDGPEKDKYVSLKEKVDIGKDSITIVYGADKQFKAVLDLNSVVLTIYYQDHPQVSFNSKQLLNFEHFRSEEENVQNVHSELESTFDMFHDSFADSKDDSLRLGPESVAADIVFHNFDHVYGIPEHADSLSLKETTDSSWPYRLYNVDIFEYYSESRMPMYGSIPIMTATNPTVSVGVMWMNSADTYVDVNKASKPKSVTSHWISEAGVLDLIISMGESPATINKNLGLLTGYVQLPQLFSLGYHQCRWMYNDEEDVLDINSKFDKYEIPYDTIWLDVDYTDTRKYFTWDPDSFPDPQRMLRKLDHTGRNMVILIDPHFKLDYEISDHIDKYGIGQKNSRNETYKHHCWPGESVWIDSLNPSAQEYWDKLHESSKDNAVFGEAQNVHIWNDMSEPSVFDGPETSAHKDNLHYGNWEHRSLHNLVGKSFHELTYNSLVKRASNDQRQRPFILTRSFFAGSQRTAATWTGDNMAKWEYLRTSIPMTLTLNAVNMPFAGADVGGFFGDPSKELLTRWYQTGIWYPFFRAHAHLDSRRREPWVPGEPFTSYIKDAIRLRYSLLPAFYTSFYESSTDGSPVMKPLYYSNPENEDVYAIDDQFFLGNSGLMVKPVTEQNARYVEVYIPDTEPYYEFTDGFPQADAIRLSSPGTIKKSVDLGTIPMYLKGGHILTRKDRYRRSSRLMRHDPYHLVVALDNSGSAQGLLYVDDEESFAYRSGNFAISAFEATGNTIKGAVFAGNDVIRKELDGIVIEKITVLGADDVNAAEVSQDGKKWEAAINRKDGILELVGPKLSINKDWEVKLRKSTRHDEL; from the coding sequence ATGCATCTAAACATCGTCGTGGCATTTTGCTGTTTCTGGCTCCAAGCGTGGGCAGCTAAAGATTATTTGTTCAAAAATTGCGACCAGCTGGGGTTTTGTTCGAGAAACAGACACTACAGACGCCAAGTTGAGAACCTGGGAAGACATATTCCATACTTTGTGGATCCACTGTCGATTGAATTGAAAAATGACAAATTGGAAGGTACCTTGTATAAGAAGCTAGAGCCGAACGAGCTCGTGAAGCTTCCGTTTGAGTTTTCGTTGCTAAAGGGCGACAATGTGAGGTTAaaaattgatgaagatagATCGAAGGTGAGAATCAAGGGGCTCAACACAAAAAGGTACGATGAAACTGCCCAGGCGATTTTCGATGGGCCCGAAAAAGATAAATACGtgctgttgaaggagaaagtGGATATAGGGAAAGACTCTATTACCATAGTGTATGGTGCGGATAAACAGTTTAAAGCGGTGCTAGACCTCAACAGCGTTGTCTTGACTATTTACTACCAAGATCACCCACAAGTTTCTTTTAATTCGAAACAGCTTCTAAACTTTGAGCACTTCCGgagcgaagaagaaaatgtaCAGAACGTTCATAGTGAGTTGGAACTGACATTTGACATGTTCCACGATTCGTTTGCTGATTCCAAAGATGACTCTTTGAGATTGGGGCCTGAGTCTGTGGCCGCTGATATTGTGTTCCACAATTTCGATCATGTTTATGGTATTCCTGAGCACGCAGACTCCCTCAGCCTCAAAGAAACAACAGACTCGCTGTGGCCTTACAGACTCTACAATGTCGACATATTCGAATATTATTCAGAGTCAAGAATGCCCATGTACGGCTCCATTCCTATCATGACAGCTACAAATCCCACCGTATCTGTTGGGGTGATGTGGATGAACAGTGCAGACACTTACGTCGATGTTAACAAGGCATCAAAGCCAAAGTCGGTTACTTCGCACTGGATTTCCGAAGCTGGTGTATTGGATTTGATAATACTGATGGGTGAGTCGCCAGCGACTATCAATAAAAATCTCGGTCTCTTGACTGGATATGTTCAATTACCTCAGCTTTTCTCATTAGGATACCACCAGTGCAGATGGATGTATAACGATGAGGAGGATGTGCTCGACATCAACAGCAAGTTTGATAAGTATGAGATTCCGTATGATACCATTTGGCTTGACGTGGACTATACGGACACAAGAAAGTACTTCACATGGGATCCAGACAGCTTTCCTGATCCTCAGAGAATGCTTCGAAAGTTGGATCATACCGGAAGAAATATGGTCATTCTTATCGACCCACATTTCAAATTAGACTACGAAATAAGTGATCACATTGACAAATACGGTATTGGCCAGAAGAATTCACGGAACGAGACTTACAAACATCATTGTTGGCCCGGTGAGTCCGTATGGATCGATTCCCTCAATCCATCGGCACAAGAATATTGGGATAAGCTTCATGAACTGTCGAAAGATAACGCCGTATTTGGAGAGGCTCAAAATGTCCATATCTGGAATGATATGAGTGAGCCATCCGTGTTTGATGGTCCTGAGACAAGCGCTCACAAGGACAACCTTCACTATGGGAATTGGGAGCACCGTTCTTTGCATAATCTTGTCGGTAAAAGCTTTCACGAACTCACGTACAACTCTCTTGTTAAGAGAGCCTCGAACGACCAAAGACAGCGCCCATTCATATTGACCCGGTCGTTCTTTGCTGGATCACAAAGAACTGCAGCAACGTGGACTGGTGACAACATGGCCAAATGGGAGTATCTCAGGACCTCAATTCCGATGACGTTGACTCTCAATGCGGTCAACATGCCATTTGCCGGCGCGGACGTTGGCGGATTCTTCGGTGACCCTTCCAAGGAATTACTCACGAGATGGTACCAAACAGGTATTTGGTATCCTTTTTTCCGAGCTCATGCCCATCTTGATAGCAGACGTAGAGAGCCTTGGGTTCCTGGAGAGCCCTTCACGAGCTACATCAAGGACGCTATCAGATTAAGGTACTCTTTGCTACCTGCTTTCTACACGAGCTTCTACGAGTCGAGCACCGACGGATCCCCAGTGATGAAACCTCTCTATTATTCGAACCCAGAGAATGAAGATGTCTATGCTATTGATGATCAATTTTTCCTTGGAAATAGCGGTTTGATGGTTAAGCCAGTGACAGAGCAGAATGCTAGATATGTTGAAGTTTACATTCCCGATACTGAGCCTTACTATGAGTTCACCGATGGGTTCCCTCAAGCTGATGCTATCAGACTTTCTTCGCCGGGAaccatcaagaagtctgTTGACCTTGGAACCATTCCAATGTATCTTAAGGGAGGCCATATACTTACAAGGAAAGACCGCTACCGCCGGTCCTCCAGGCTCATGAGACACGACCCTTACCACTTAGTTGTTGCCTTGGACAATAGCGGCTCCGCCCAAGGGTTGTTGTATGTTGACGACGAGGAATCTTTTGCATACCGTAGCGGCAACTTCGCTATTTCGGCATTTGAAGCCACTGGCAATACCATCAAAGGTGCAGTCTTTGCGGGAAACGATGTTATTAGAAAAGAACTTGATGGAATTGTTATCGAGAAAATCACAGTTTTAGGTGCCGATGATGTGAACGCCGCTGAAGTATCCCAAGATGGCAAAAAGTGGGAGGCGGCGATCAACAGGAAAGACGGAATTCTCGAACTAGTGGGTCCTAAACTTAGTATCAATAAGGATTGGGAAGTCAAGCTCAGGAAGTCCACCCGTCACGACGAGTTGTGA